In the Phaseolus vulgaris cultivar G19833 chromosome 7, P. vulgaris v2.0, whole genome shotgun sequence genome, one interval contains:
- the LOC137829298 gene encoding uncharacterized protein, protein MKKEEEESAPNYLYLHPSENPATPLVSSVLDSGNYHSWSRSMLTALSAKNKLKFVDGTVTQPAKTDSTFSTWNRCNNMVVSWLFHSVFVPICQSIVWMDKVVEIWNDLKTRYSQGDISRISDLQMEASSLSQAQQERQLSSNALIANIKNVQPMVNKSNVQSSVVCSFCGKSGHNDSVCFKKHGFLNQDGKRVSHNSNRKVCTHYNRTDHTVDTCYKKHGYPPNYKFQNGKTYSVNNIVAQEEYDSNNNENGDAHFTH, encoded by the exons ATGAAGAAGGAAGAGGAGGAATCAGCCCCAAATTATCTATATCTCCATCCAAGCGAGAATCCAGCTACTCCCCTTGTCTCGTCGGTGTTGGACTCTGGCAATTATCATTCATGGAGCCGGTCGATGCTCACGGCGTTAAGCGCTAAGAATAAACTCAAGTTCGTAGATGGAACCGTTACACAACCAGCAAAGACAGATTCCACATTCTCAACGTGGAATCGGTGCAATAACATGGTGGTCTCGTGGTTGTTCCACTCTGTTTTCGTCCCTATCTGTCAAAGCATCGTCTGGATGGACAAAGTTGTAGAAATTTGGAATGATCTCAAAACAAGATATTCTCAAGGTGACATCTCACGCATCTCTGACCTCCAAATGGAGGCATCCTCACTAAGCCAAG CCCAACAAGAACGACAATTGAGTAGCAATGCTTTGATAGCTAATATAAAGAATGTTCAGCCCATGGTAAACAAGAGTAATGTGCAGTCTTCTGTTGTTTGTTCTTTTTGTGGCAAGAGTGGTCATAATGATAGTGTGTGCTTTAAGAAACATGGTTTTCTAAATCAGGATGGAAAAAGGGTCAGTCATAATAGTAATAGAAAGGTTTGCACACACTACAATAGAACTGACCACACTGTTGATACATGCTATAAGAAGCATGGTTACCCACCCAATTACAAATTCCAAAATGGTAAGACTTATTCTGTCAACAACATTGTCGCTCAAGAGGAGTATGATTCTAACAACAATGAGAATGGCGATGCTCATTTTACTCATTAG